Sequence from the Herbaspirillum sp. meg3 genome:
AACATATTAATTGCGTCTACATCCGCCAGTCCTCTCCTCTCGGCCTGGGCCACGCCGTGCTTTGCGCAAAATCGCTGGTCGGCGACGAACCATTTGCCGTCGTCCTGGCAGATGATTTCATGGATGCACCGGAAAACGGCAAGAACGTCCTGGGACAAATGATCGATGTCTTCGAGCAGGAACAAAAAAGCCTGCTCGCTGTGCAAGACGTGCCACGCAGCGAAACCAAACAATACGGCATCGTCAGCACGGATGCCGACAGCCCGCATAGTGATCGCCTGGACGTCATCAGCGGCATCGTTGAAAAGCCGGCGCCGGACGTTGCACCGTCAACGTTAGCGGTAGTCGGACGCTATGTGCTGACGCCTGCGATTTTTGAACACCTGGAAAATATCGGCAAAGGCGCCGGCGGCGAAATCCAGCTGACCGACGGTATTGCCGACCTGATGCAAAGCGAAACCGTGCTGGCATATCGTTACGACGGTCAA
This genomic interval carries:
- the galU gene encoding UTP--glucose-1-phosphate uridylyltransferase GalU, with the protein product MKKITKAVFPVAGLGSRFLPATKAQPKEMLPIVDKPLIQYAVEEAVEAGITEMIFITGRNKRAIEDHFDKAYELETELEAAGKTKLLEFARNVIPKHINCVYIRQSSPLGLGHAVLCAKSLVGDEPFAVVLADDFMDAPENGKNVLGQMIDVFEQEQKSLLAVQDVPRSETKQYGIVSTDADSPHSDRLDVISGIVEKPAPDVAPSTLAVVGRYVLTPAIFEHLENIGKGAGGEIQLTDGIADLMQSETVLAYRYDGQRYDCGSKLGYLKATVAMGAKHPEVGEEFSQYLREVQAADEEAQEVLQPPVRLAKIA